The following are encoded together in the Vibrio zhugei genome:
- a CDS encoding transporter substrate-binding domain-containing diguanylate cyclase — MPINVEPTYLFSPHSQAHLEDIQVVGVPENAAFIDKIKHHYPNIELRSYEGISGARQLLAQGKVDAVIDVFSKLKPLLNDGLHATSLNHQLLIAPGSIITGKGRNQAILNKIEAFALTDDMQRQLRDAVKRYEFQLRRQALRRRVISSGFNPQHKLKVKLESQPRYVIYHSTGQVSGMSADILSKVCDALLLPCEIISNKDETWSNMFSDVMSDNIDIIGPIVVSERRKKSVYFSESYYHPHAYMIKRFGYKDGAYQDISQLVAERIGVIKDDFFQELLHEKLPNKTLIEFDSQKDMINGLLRHEVDYIVMNKINYSYALGQTPKMMPLTIDKVIGSIYQNDIAFGFPKTPKGAVLANLFSDALNIIDTNEIVRQYDIQPGWRSIFVIRNHYQQRIKIMTGIIIIILIAFFLYIRWSAMTDTLTGLYGRRSLFHRFKNGVPARLCFAKVYIGNMKAINQKYGIEIGDKALKELAKHVKRQWRGKVYRLNSTSFICVGRRADESVSARFEKMKGLVYIDLKRGVNVTYSLDITTSTHRERDMALYEVLKLMNQQRKMR; from the coding sequence GTGCCGATCAATGTCGAACCCACGTATTTATTTAGTCCGCACAGTCAGGCTCACCTTGAAGATATACAAGTGGTTGGCGTTCCAGAAAATGCGGCATTTATCGATAAAATAAAACATCATTATCCGAATATTGAGCTTCGTAGTTATGAAGGTATATCGGGTGCGCGCCAACTCCTTGCGCAAGGCAAAGTGGACGCGGTGATTGATGTCTTCAGTAAACTCAAACCGCTATTAAATGATGGACTCCATGCCACGTCTTTAAACCACCAATTGTTGATTGCTCCCGGCTCTATTATTACAGGTAAAGGGCGCAACCAAGCGATTCTAAACAAAATCGAAGCCTTTGCCTTGACCGATGATATGCAACGTCAATTGCGTGATGCGGTCAAGCGCTATGAGTTTCAGTTACGGCGACAAGCCTTACGGCGCCGTGTCATTAGTAGTGGTTTTAACCCGCAACATAAGTTGAAGGTCAAGCTAGAAAGCCAGCCTCGTTATGTCATCTATCATTCCACCGGACAAGTGTCAGGGATGAGTGCCGATATCCTAAGCAAGGTGTGCGACGCATTATTATTACCTTGCGAAATTATCAGCAATAAAGATGAAACATGGTCCAACATGTTTAGCGATGTCATGTCCGATAACATTGATATTATCGGCCCTATTGTCGTGTCGGAACGACGTAAAAAATCGGTGTATTTTAGCGAGAGTTACTACCATCCTCATGCGTATATGATTAAACGCTTTGGCTATAAAGATGGGGCGTATCAAGATATTTCTCAATTAGTGGCGGAGAGAATTGGGGTCATTAAGGATGATTTTTTCCAAGAATTACTCCATGAAAAATTACCCAATAAAACATTGATAGAATTTGATTCACAGAAGGATATGATCAACGGATTATTACGTCATGAAGTCGATTATATCGTAATGAATAAGATTAATTACAGTTATGCGTTAGGGCAGACCCCAAAGATGATGCCACTCACTATTGATAAAGTGATTGGTAGTATCTATCAAAATGATATCGCGTTTGGTTTTCCGAAAACACCAAAGGGCGCCGTTCTCGCGAATTTATTTTCGGATGCCCTTAATATTATTGATACTAATGAAATCGTGCGTCAATACGATATTCAGCCTGGCTGGCGCTCCATCTTTGTGATTCGTAATCACTATCAGCAGCGTATCAAGATCATGACTGGCATTATCATTATCATACTTATTGCCTTTTTCTTGTACATTCGCTGGTCTGCAATGACCGATACCTTAACCGGCTTATACGGCCGTCGTTCTTTGTTTCACCGCTTTAAGAATGGTGTACCCGCTCGGCTATGCTTTGCGAAGGTGTATATTGGTAACATGAAAGCGATTAACCAAAAGTATGGCATTGAGATTGGTGATAAGGCGTTAAAAGAACTGGCGAAACACGTGAAAAGGCAATGGCGTGGCAAAGTGTACCGGCTCAACTCGACCTCGTTTATTTGTGTTGGAAGGCGCGCTGATGAATCGGTGAGTGCTCGATTTGAAAAGATGAAAGGCTTGGTGTACATCGACCTAAAGCGTGGCGTCAATGTCACTTACTCGTTGGATATTACCACCTCCACACATCGGGAGCGTGATATGGCTTTGTATGAGGTATTAAAGCTCATGAATCAACAGCGCAAGATGCGCTGA
- a CDS encoding IS1634 family transposase encodes MSAAQPVIKRLDHLGLIAAFCHEIGLPGIIDRIIPKYSDHNVSHGDAVLAMILNGLGFHSRTLHMFSDFFETKPVAKLLAKDIEAHHLTDDVLGRTLDALYEADVSALYQAIAEHVVDKLGLKTDSVHLDITSFHVDGEYAQDEDLNAIKLVKGYSRDHRPELNQVVLELICENQAGLPVYMQALSGNTNDAKAFSEVTKRHIHCLKAAQNSRYFIADAALYTEESIRSLDEQQQKFITRVPMTIKSAKEALMNLEPEQLSHIGNGYSGCWVDADYGSVSQKWLLIHSEQATKREQVTFYKNLDKNITKELKALGQLKKKQFACAVDAEQAMSDFASQCHLLGFAQSTIVKEPIYSGRGRPKKDEKPTGYHYLIDATPYTDLEKVKLAKLKVGMFILATNDTDNTDLTMAALLEHYKSQQKVERGFRFLKSPEFLTSSIFLKKPQRIEALLMIMTLSLLVYASLEHKIRESLTKTEEFFPSMVKNKTTTKPTARWVFLKFEGIDTLEFGGQSFITGVQEHQTRLLKLLGVLYEAVYS; translated from the coding sequence ATGTCTGCTGCTCAACCTGTCATTAAACGCCTAGATCACTTAGGGCTGATCGCTGCTTTCTGCCATGAAATCGGTTTACCTGGTATTATTGATCGCATCATTCCCAAGTACTCGGATCACAACGTTTCACATGGCGATGCGGTCTTGGCGATGATTCTCAATGGTCTTGGCTTTCACAGCAGAACGCTGCATATGTTTTCTGACTTCTTCGAGACGAAGCCTGTTGCCAAGTTGCTTGCTAAAGATATTGAAGCTCACCATTTAACGGACGATGTACTCGGACGCACGTTAGATGCTTTATATGAAGCAGATGTCTCCGCACTTTATCAAGCGATAGCAGAGCATGTCGTTGATAAGCTAGGACTTAAAACAGACTCTGTCCACCTTGATATCACTAGCTTCCATGTCGATGGTGAATACGCCCAGGACGAAGATCTTAATGCCATCAAGCTGGTAAAAGGCTACAGCCGAGACCACCGTCCAGAGCTAAATCAAGTGGTCCTTGAGTTGATTTGCGAAAACCAAGCTGGCCTGCCTGTTTACATGCAAGCGCTTAGTGGCAACACCAACGATGCTAAGGCATTCTCAGAGGTCACTAAACGGCATATTCATTGCCTGAAGGCAGCTCAAAACAGTCGCTACTTCATCGCCGATGCCGCTTTGTACACCGAAGAGAGCATTCGTTCACTGGATGAGCAACAACAGAAGTTTATTACGCGTGTTCCAATGACCATTAAATCAGCCAAAGAGGCCTTAATGAACCTTGAGCCCGAGCAGCTGAGCCATATCGGCAATGGCTACTCGGGTTGTTGGGTTGACGCTGATTATGGCTCGGTATCTCAGAAGTGGCTGTTGATTCATAGTGAACAAGCAACCAAGCGAGAACAGGTAACGTTTTATAAGAACTTAGACAAAAATATCACCAAAGAGCTGAAAGCGCTGGGACAACTAAAGAAAAAGCAGTTTGCTTGCGCAGTGGATGCCGAGCAAGCAATGAGCGACTTCGCCAGCCAGTGTCATTTGCTTGGCTTCGCGCAATCAACCATCGTTAAAGAGCCAATTTATTCAGGTCGTGGTCGGCCGAAGAAAGATGAAAAGCCAACGGGATACCACTATTTGATAGATGCTACGCCTTATACCGATCTAGAAAAGGTGAAACTGGCCAAGCTTAAAGTAGGTATGTTTATTCTCGCCACCAACGATACTGACAACACCGACCTAACAATGGCTGCATTGCTTGAACATTACAAGTCTCAGCAAAAGGTCGAGCGCGGCTTTCGCTTTTTGAAAAGCCCTGAGTTCTTAACATCATCAATTTTCCTGAAGAAACCTCAGCGAATCGAGGCACTACTGATGATCATGACGCTGAGCCTACTCGTTTACGCGAGCTTAGAGCACAAAATCCGAGAGAGTCTCACTAAGACCGAGGAATTCTTTCCTAGCATGGTAAAGAACAAGACGACAACTAAACCGACGGCACGTTGGGTATTCTTAAAATTCGAAGGTATCGACACACTCGAATTTGGCGGCCAAAGCTTCATAACGGGTGTTCAAGAGCATCAGACTCGGCTGCTTAAGCTTCTTGGTGTACTGTATGAAGCAGTTTATTCCTAA